In the Chrysiogenia bacterium genome, one interval contains:
- a CDS encoding UbiA family prenyltransferase: MEPVEVSREIDAPIDEVFSHFVDPSEELRLGLHEEHVKAYKELAKGENSLAYSFVFQSFGFRFGGKAREEFQRPHLTRIWVDEGPLKDAIIDLKFEETERGTTIVRQITAIPDSADGPLRKILGQQMRARIHALTAVHLDQHGRDIEGLEPKSYLTPGEARAVAIMEVLRSVRAISLPMILMPLIAGAALASTVGEVSGWRLALTLIGGALALFAGNLTNDIWDFSGGADHAAIGTEGATLTGSGALLYGTFTPKQAWAFTGVLLAIAVACGAALTVGHPWAPVFAVAGVGVAMLYQAPPFRLSYRGYGLGELCIWAAFGPVPVAGAYYVQTGTVSPAAWVLGAVVGLGAALVLYCHHFLQWEADLEAEKMGPIATLGPRRGAKLGVVIALLFAAVLGASPWLLGAPMWAALSGLPPLLLLPALWRVARQGNEAISFSLLQRAGEAFALGVGVLSVVLFTA; encoded by the coding sequence ATGGAACCCGTCGAAGTTTCCCGAGAGATCGATGCCCCCATCGATGAAGTGTTTTCCCACTTCGTCGACCCTTCCGAAGAGCTGCGCCTGGGGCTGCATGAAGAGCATGTGAAGGCTTACAAGGAGCTCGCCAAGGGCGAGAACTCGCTGGCCTATTCCTTCGTCTTTCAGTCTTTCGGGTTTCGCTTTGGCGGCAAGGCGCGCGAGGAATTTCAGCGCCCGCATTTAACGCGCATCTGGGTCGATGAAGGCCCGCTCAAGGATGCGATCATCGATCTGAAATTCGAAGAGACCGAACGCGGCACCACCATCGTCCGCCAGATCACGGCGATTCCCGACAGCGCCGACGGGCCGCTCCGCAAGATCCTGGGCCAACAGATGCGCGCGCGCATTCATGCGCTCACCGCCGTGCACCTCGACCAGCACGGGCGCGACATCGAAGGCCTCGAACCCAAGAGTTACCTCACCCCCGGTGAGGCCCGCGCCGTGGCCATCATGGAAGTGCTGCGCTCGGTGCGCGCGATCTCGCTCCCCATGATTCTCATGCCGCTCATTGCCGGCGCCGCGCTGGCCAGCACCGTGGGCGAGGTCTCGGGCTGGCGCCTGGCGCTCACGCTCATCGGCGGCGCGCTCGCCCTGTTCGCGGGCAACCTGACCAACGACATCTGGGATTTTTCGGGCGGCGCCGACCACGCGGCCATTGGAACCGAGGGCGCAACGCTCACCGGCAGCGGCGCCCTGCTCTATGGCACCTTCACTCCCAAACAGGCCTGGGCCTTCACAGGCGTGCTGCTGGCCATTGCCGTTGCCTGCGGCGCAGCGCTCACTGTCGGACACCCATGGGCGCCCGTCTTTGCGGTTGCCGGCGTCGGCGTGGCGATGCTCTACCAGGCCCCGCCCTTTCGCTTGAGCTACCGGGGCTACGGTCTTGGCGAGCTGTGTATCTGGGCGGCCTTCGGGCCGGTGCCCGTGGCGGGCGCCTATTACGTGCAGACCGGTACGGTCAGCCCGGCAGCGTGGGTGCTCGGCGCCGTCGTCGGACTCGGCGCCGCGCTGGTCCTCTACTGTCACCACTTCCTGCAATGGGAGGCCGACCTTGAAGCCGAGAAGATGGGTCCCATTGCGACCCTTGGGCCGAGGCGCGGCGCCAAGCTCGGTGTTGTCATCGCGCTTCTATTCGCCGCTGTCCTGGGAGCGAGCCCCTGGCTCCTTGGCGCGCCGATGTGGGCCGCACTCTCGGGTCTGCCGCCGCTGCTGCTGCTTCCGGCCCTGTGGCGTGTTGCACGTCAGGGCAACGAGGCCATCAGCTTCAGC